The following are encoded in a window of Rosa chinensis cultivar Old Blush chromosome 4, RchiOBHm-V2, whole genome shotgun sequence genomic DNA:
- the LOC112196582 gene encoding ultraviolet-B receptor UVR8 encodes MDATASGTPTIQYHNIPDQPITTIVATPVPTFERRQRHCFGTSSTPGEFPLAANPSIVLHVLTACNLDPQDLAKLEGTCSFFRQPANFAPDFDLCISELAALDMCQKRAIFKPMTTEQRQELKQRCGGSWKLVLRFLLAGEACFRREKSQAIAGPGHSIAVTSKGTVYSFGSNSSGQLGHGTTDEEWRPRPIRSLQGIRIIHAAAGAGRTMLISDAGKVYAFGKDSFGETEYGVQGSKLVTTPQLVESLKDIFVVQAAIGNFFTAVLSREGRVYTFSWGSDGKLGHQTEPNDVEPHPLLGALENVPVVQIAAGYCYLLALACQPNGMSVYSVGCGLGGKLGHGSRTDEKHPRLIEQFQLLNLQPMVVAAGAWHAAVVGQDGRVCTWGWGRYGCLGHGNEECESAPKVVEALSNVKAVHVATGDYTTFVVSEDGDVYSFGCGESASLGHNSAADGQGNRHANVLAPELVSSLKQVNERVVQISLTNSIYWNAHTFALTESGKLYAFGAGDKGQLGIELVANQTERGNPELVDIDLR; translated from the exons ATGGATGCTACAGCGAGCGGAACCCCAACTATACAATACCATAACATTCCTGACCAGCCAATTACCACCATTGTTGCCACTCCTGTACCAACATTTGAAAGGCGGCAACGCCATTGCTTTGGGACCTCCTCAACCCCTGGAGAGTTCCCTTTAGCTGCCAACCCCTCAATTGTCCTTCATGTCCTTACTGCTTGCAATTTGGACCCTCAAGACCTTGCAAAGTTAGAG GGAACATGTTCCTTTTTCAGGCAGCCTGCAAACTTTGCTCCTGACTTTGACTTGTGCATATCTGAGCTTGCTGCTCTGGACATGTGCCAAAAGAGAGCTATATTTAAGCCAATGACAACCGAACAGCGTCAAGAATTGAAGCAAAGATGTGGCGGTTCATGGAAACTGGTCCTGAGGTTTCTTTTGGCTGGAGAGGCGTGTTTCAGAAGAGAGAAATCGCAGGCAATTGCTGGACCTGGTCACAGCATTGCTGTGACTTCAAAAGGAACTGTCTACTCATTTGGTTCTAACAGCTCGGGACAGCTTGGACATGGCACCACTGACGAGGAATGGCGGCCTCGGCCAATCAG ATCTCTGCAAGGCATTCGAATTATTCATGCAGCTGCTGGGGCGGGGAGGACAATGCTGATCAGTGATGCTGGGAAGGTTTATGCCTTTGGGAAGGACTCTTTTGGTGAAACTGAATATGGGGTCCAAGGATCAAAGCTGGTTACCACTCCACAATTGGTTGAGTCCTTGAAAGATATATTTGTGGTGCAAGCTGCAATTGGAAACTTCTTCACAGCTGTGTTGTCAAGGGAAGGCAGGGTATATACATTTTCTTGGGGAAGTGATGGCAAACTTGGTCACCAAACTGAACCGAATGATGTTGAGCCCCATCCTTTGTTGGGAGCACTTGAGAATGTACCTGTGGTGCAAATTGCAGCTGGATACTGCTACCTTCTTGCTCTGGCTTGTCAGCCTAATGGAAT GTCTGTTTACTCTGTTGGCTGTGGCTTGGGTGGCAAGCTTGGACATGGTTCAAGAACTGATGAGAAGCACCCCCGACTGATTGAACAGTTTCAGCTTTTGAACCTTCAGCCCATGGTGGTTGCGGCTGGTGCCTGGCATGCTGCTGTGGTTGGCCAGGATGGACGGGTCTGCACGTGGGGTTGGGGTCGTTACGGGTGCTTGGGTCATGGGAATGAAGAGTGTGAATCAGCTCCTAAGGTTGTGGAAGCATTGAGCAATGTGAAAGCTGTGCATGTAGCTACAGGAGATTACACAACCTTTGTGGTTTCCGAAGATGGTGATGTGTACTCATTTGGCTGTGGAGAATCAGCTAGTCTTGGACACAATTCTGCTGCCGATGGACAG GGAAATAGGCATGCAAATGTATTGGCTCCAGAGCTTGTGTCATCACTCAAGCAAGTAAACGAGCGGGTTGTACAGATCAGTCTCACCAATTCAATATACTGGAACGCTCACACTTTCGCACTCACTGAATCGGGGAAACTATATGCATTTGGGGCAGGGGACAAAGGTCAACTAGGAATTGAGCTCGTTGCTAATCAGACTGAAAGGGGAAATCCAGAGCTGGTTGATATTGATCTCAGATAG